Proteins from one Actinomycetota bacterium genomic window:
- a CDS encoding methylated-DNA--[protein]-cysteine S-methyltransferase, whose translation MNRPDAHDDHGGWRELAEGLHGLRAEPPPTLAPAVLERVGLADAFVTVHGPAGPLLVAYNGRGISATAPGGDEAGFRERFQARFRRPLRPADQAPAKLVAQVERVLDPGRAGRPPRYDLRGTSEFERAVLAKAQEIPRGQVRPYAWVAGELGQPAAVRAVGAALGRNPIPVLIPCHRVVGSDGRLTGYAWGVPYKRTLLAAEGADPDGLERLGRRGTRFFGSDTTRIYCYPTCANARRVSDRHLMNFRDVAQATAAGYRPCRVCRPPALAG comes from the coding sequence ATGAACCGACCCGACGCCCACGACGACCACGGCGGCTGGCGGGAGCTGGCCGAGGGCCTGCACGGCCTGCGGGCCGAGCCCCCGCCGACCCTGGCCCCGGCGGTGCTGGAGCGGGTCGGCCTGGCCGACGCGTTCGTGACCGTGCACGGGCCGGCCGGGCCGCTGCTGGTCGCCTACAACGGCCGGGGCATCTCGGCCACCGCCCCGGGCGGGGACGAGGCCGGGTTCCGGGAGCGGTTCCAGGCCCGGTTCCGGCGGCCGCTGCGGCCGGCCGACCAGGCCCCGGCCAAGCTGGTCGCCCAGGTCGAGCGGGTCCTCGACCCCGGGCGCGCTGGCCGCCCGCCCCGCTACGACCTGCGGGGCACCTCCGAGTTCGAGCGGGCCGTGCTCGCCAAGGCCCAGGAGATCCCCCGCGGCCAGGTCCGCCCCTACGCCTGGGTGGCCGGCGAGCTCGGCCAGCCGGCGGCCGTCCGGGCGGTCGGGGCCGCCCTGGGCCGCAACCCGATCCCGGTGCTGATCCCCTGCCACCGGGTGGTCGGCAGCGACGGCCGCCTGACCGGCTACGCCTGGGGCGTCCCCTACAAGCGGACCCTGCTCGCCGCCGAGGGCGCCGACCCCGACGGGCTGGAGCGCCTCGGCCGCCGCGGCACCCGCTTCTTCGGCAGCGACACCACCCGGATCTACTGCTACCCGACCTGCGCCAACGCCCGCCGGGTCAGCGACCGCCACCTGATGAACTTCAGGGACGTGGCCCAGGCCACCGCCGCCGGCTACCGGCCCTGCCGGGTCTGCCGGCCGCCGGCCCTGGCCGGCTAG
- a CDS encoding RNA polymerase sigma factor gives MEPQPELPARLARDLDGSFAELVGAYQRLVFGLALRVVADRADAEEVAQDTFARAYWALAGYPAERVAAMRLRPWLAQIALNQARNRLRRRPPPARPLEDGDGQPLAVAAPAAAEPAAVAERGQDRELLVELLAALPRGWREAVVLRHVEGLPYAEVAEVLGRPVGTVKTHVHRGVRQLREHLEARTEGVPR, from the coding sequence TTCGCCGAGCTGGTCGGCGCCTACCAGCGGCTGGTCTTCGGCCTGGCCCTGCGGGTCGTGGCCGACCGGGCCGACGCCGAGGAGGTCGCCCAGGACACCTTCGCCCGGGCCTACTGGGCCCTGGCCGGCTACCCGGCCGAGCGGGTGGCGGCGATGCGGCTGCGGCCCTGGCTGGCCCAGATCGCCCTCAACCAGGCCCGCAACCGGCTGCGGCGGCGGCCGCCGCCGGCCCGGCCGCTGGAGGACGGCGACGGCCAGCCCCTGGCCGTGGCCGCCCCCGCCGCCGCCGAGCCGGCCGCGGTGGCCGAGCGCGGCCAGGACCGCGAGCTGCTGGTCGAGCTGCTGGCCGCCCTGCCCCGCGGCTGGCGCGAGGCGGTGGTGCTGCGCCACGTCGAGGGCCTTCCCTACGCCGAGGTCGCCGAGGTCCTCGGCCGGCCGGTGGGGACGGTCAAGACCCACGTGCACCGGGGGGTGCGGCAGCTACGGGAACACCTGGAGGCCCGAACGGAAGGGGTGCCACGATGA